CCTGACAGACCAGGCATGCATCTGTTATTCTAACAGCAAGCAAACTAACTGACGGTGAACTTAGCTAGAGCCTACAGAAATACCTCTGCTACACCCCTCAAGTAATAGAAGGGATCACTGCCCTTGCCTACACATGGGCCATAGCTCCAAATTTCTAAGTCAAGGCATTTGCTTCCAGAGACTGATTTCAGAGAAGCTAACTTTGTTCCTCACGATATGGAAGTAATTTATCTTCCAGGTTTGCAGGTGGATCATACATGGCTTCTCTTGAATGAATCTTCATCAGATTTGCCACTTCAAACATAGATAAGAAGAACATCTTCAGTCCGGCTCAGACCAAGCAATGCAAGTAAAAATTTCACAAGACAATCCATGATCCACCTAACTCTTTGTTAAACAACTAAGCAACCAATGACCTATATGCAGTTCTGCACTGCACTACACAAAAGACAAGTAAGAGTATTCCAGCTGCCAGCCTGCCACTTTCTCAGATATTTTGGTGGTCACCTTCTGAACCCTGCCAGCAAACCACAAGCGTTATTCTTTCAGATCGACAACAAAGCTAATATTCGATCAAGATTATGTGTGTACAAATTGTGTAATTAAGCCCAAGGAAAACAAAATCCAATATTCCCACAAGACAACGAATCACAGAATGAGATCCCTGATGAACAAAATCCAATACTTGCAAAGTATAGGGTTTTGAGTCCTTGTTCATCCACATGCATCTTTATGCAATGTACTTAGCAGTAAAGCAAGCTTAAAAACGACAATGTCATTGtcaaaaaaaaagtaaaaaacaTTCCTCAGTCTAAACCTTACCAAAATGGAGATTTTCACAATCACGGGCATTTCAACACGCCCACTTGGGATTTTTCCTATAACTGGCATAAAGATCAAACCAGGTCATTAAGCCATAGCTACGATTCAACAGAGCAAGATCAAAAGTTACATAGCACCAGGGATGGCAAACAACAGAACTGGTAAAATGAATGTAAGTTCCCGCATGATTGCATGAATAATTTAAAGAGATTGTCCCTACCTATCATAAGATTTGCAACTCAACTGAAATACTCTTAAAGAACAATGAGATACTCATGTTGGACACTGTACCAGGGTATGAATTATGAAGTGCCAAAAGCCAGAGACAATCCCAGTTCCTTACAGTCCACCACTTTAACCTTCTGGGTTTTTGTAAGATGAGTTGGTATCTTCTAGAAAGAATTCAAATGATTTGTTGGACTCAGTCAGACTCATAGTCTGTAAATTTGATATGTCCATGCCTATAGAGAGTATGTTCAACAAAATCTTGCCGCTGACTCCCTTCGGAAACATGTCAAGATTTGTTGTGCGCTCCAATATCTTGATATTGTCCTTTGACTTTCTTGTGGAATATACCTATTCGAAAACTGATGGCTGCTGAATCCTGTCGAACACCTTTCTTGCGTACTCATAGAGTCCACATTTGGAGTACATCTCAAACAAAGCCACAACAACCAAGCCATTGCATCCATGCCCAAACCAAAGGACTGTTCCGTGCAGACTTGCCAACCCCAAGCCGCCCAATGCCTGCACACGCATTCACAACACTTGACTGCATGAAGTAGTTGGGCGCCATGAAATTGCTTTCAGTTCTGAACTCGGCAAAAAATTGGATGGCCTCACACCCAAGCACATTCTGTGCATATACAGACAGCATCGAGCCCCGTGACACCACATTCCTCGCCAGAGCAGCCATACCATCAAACACTGCACGTGCACTCTTCACATTTCCAGCCTTGCCATACATGTCGATGAGCACGGTGGCAACGACAGTGTCAGACGCGTAGCGTTCAACCTCAGCACGGGCATGCACTTTCCGGCCAAGTCCAGCATCAGCAAGGCGTGCGCGCGCGCTGACGGCAGTCGAGAAGGTGAAGGCATTTGGTGGCACACCTCTGTGACACATATCATGGAAGAGGGAAACAGCCAGGCGGAGGCGGGGTCGGCCGGCGCCAGAGTACCCGGACATGAGAGCTGTCCAGGAGACCACGTCCCGCTCGGCCATTCCATCGAACATGTCATGGGCGTGGGCGGTAGCGCTGCATCGGCAGTAAGAAGCGATGATGTGGTTTCAAGAAGAGACAGCGGAGGCGGTGCCGACCTTGAGGAGCGTCCTGTGGGTGGCGGCTACGGACGAGTGGTTGCTGGCGCCACGCAGTAGGTGGATAAACAGCGGTGTGACCGTGGCTGCGGTTGATGTCCCCGCCATGGGAGCAGATTGTTATTCGAAGGTTATTGCCTTACATTCTCTCAAGGGATCAGCCCACCACTAATACCTCTTATTAATACCATATATGAATGTAGAATTTGGCGCAGCTAGAACCTCAGCCTGCAACCCACAAAAAGAAAGTAATTCAGAAGAACTACTGAACAATCAATACAAATCTGCAGGTAAATATACAGGCTGTCCTATAATCCGAGCTAAGAGGGTCCAAGGTTTCAGTTGACTATTAATGTGCAAGAAGTGGGTTTATTCGGCATAGTTTGGCGGTAAACTTGCAAAGGTTGCAGTCTCTTACATCAGAGTACAATTCCATACTTGAAAGTAAAACTGCATAAATGACCACCGGCAAAATTAAGGATCTTAATCAGTTGAAAGAAAGAATGTGGAAAAGTTGCAAACAAGACTGCCGTTCACCCATCTTTACACATGGCATAACAATCCAATTTTTTCTAGGAAATAAACCTCCCTTTTGACTTATGTGGCTTTTATCAAACAACATAGAGTGGTTACTGATCAATCGAACACTATCTGTTGTTTGTTAGTGAGATAAGAATGTAGCCACTCCTCGTTCTAACTCCAGTTCACAACCATGGTAGGGATTAGGGGGGAAATGGAATAATTCCCACAGTTTCAGATCTGCTGAGCAAAAATCATTAGAGAATGACATTGCAGTCACCTCATTATTAATCACTAAATCAtgggatcagttgcctcctactacCTGATACAAACTAACACAGTTATCAAATTTTCTCGTTAATGACTTCTAGCAATCTCCATCGAAAAAGAGAGAGAAAACTTTCACCACCATTTATTGATGTCTCTAAGTAGAGCTACTATCGACCCAACATGAACTTTAAGCATATTACTAAGCTAAATATGAAACCTGAATTCCCAAATCACCACGGTGCCATCAAAGAAACTCACTGCAGTTGAAGACACATTTATTCTCTCAGCAGTCAGCATCAGAAAGCCGACTATCCTAATAGTATTTCTAACAAATTTTATTATCAGCCTGCAAATTAATAAAATTTTGATGGACTAATTTGATTAGCAAGTCGCAGCAGCAAATTGCACGAAGCGAGCTAGGCAAGCATGGAAACAGAACGGAGCTAAAAGATCAAGCTTTGAACAAGCCAAAACCCGGTCTGCAGGGACCCAGTCCTTTACCTAAGGGGGTGTGGAGGCGCCGAGAATCGCCCAGCGCTGTCGACGGAGAGATCCAACGGTGTGGTGTGGCACGCACCTTGGAACCGAAGCAGAGGATTTGGGCGCACTGACACAGCTCGGGCCATGTCGCGCGAGGAGCTCCCTTCTTCGACGGACCGGCGCGCGCCGGACAGCTGGTGGCGGCGGGTGAGACGGAACCCCCCACTGCCGCACTCTTCTGGTCTCCGCAACCTCCTCTCCTCGTCGAGCTCAAGAAAAGCGGCGGAGTCTGGATGAgatttttttttttcttttgagaaaCGAGTCTGgaaattttttttttgaggggaacGAGTCTGGATGAGATGCCCTCGAACGATTGGGAGATTTGCAGCGGCAGCCGGGTGGGCTTTTGCGTCGGCCAGCTGCTTAGCTGAATGGGCTGAAAGAGGTGGAGAGAACGACGTGGGCTGGACGTGGCCTGCTGGATAAACTAGTTGTTCGGCTAGTTAACCTCACTCGTTAAGCTTAAGGGGTGCCCTATGTCACGCATTAAGCGAGACAGGAGCGACAAGATCATTAATTGAGAAGTACTCATCGTAAAGATCACCATCACCTATGATTGTGTGGAGTGGAATTTCTTGAAGAAGATAATGATGAAGCTTGGTTTCCATTCTCAGTGGGTGGAGATGATCATGGAATGTGTGTCATCTGTAAGTTATAGAGTTTGTTTTAATGGCActgaaacagatgagttctcacCCACAAGGGGCCTCAGAGAGGGGGACCCCTTATCCCATATTTCTTTTTACTTTGCTCTGAAGGATTGTCTAGCTACTTGGCTCATGAAGAAGAAATTGGAAGGTTGGAAGGTGTTAGTGTCTGCAGGAATGCCCCATCAATTTCACACCTCCTTTTTGCAGATGATTCTTTAATTCTCATGAAAGCAAATGCTCAGAATGCAACTACCCTCAAAAGAGTGTTGGACACTTACTGTGGAAGCTCGGGACAACTTGTAAGTACACCAAAGTCAAGCATCTTTTTCAGTCCTAATACAAGTGTTAATATCAGAGAAGATGTTTGTAGAACTCTTGATATCTTGGTCTCCCAACTATTGTGGGAGTCTATAAGAGTGATTGCTTCCAACATCTAGTTGATAGAATCTGTCAAAGGTTGAAAGGCTGGAAGGAAAAGACGCTATCAATACAGGGAAAAGAGATTTTGATAAAAGCAATAGCTCAAGCAATCCCCTCCTATGCCATGTCTGTCTTCAAACTGCCTAAGGGGATTTGCAAGCTTATAAACGATGAGATCGTAGGGTTTTGGTGGGGAGATAGTGAGGAAAAGAAGAAAATGCATTGGTTTGCATGGTGAAAAATGTGCATCCAGGCTTGGGGTTCAGGGACCTTCACAGTTTTAATCTTGCTTTACTAGCAAAACAGTGTTGGCGACTTCTCCAGaatccagactctttgtgtgcaAGGATTCTTAGTGCAAAGTACTATCCCGGTGGAAATATTCTTGAAGCGGGACCAAAGAAAGGTTCCTCGTTCACGTGGCAAAGCATTGTTTCGGATATTCAAACGTTCAAGAGGGGACACATATGGCGTGTTGGGAACGGGGCGCAATTCAATATCTGGAATGATCCCTGGATTCCAACCAGTGAAAGCCGGAAGGTTATTACACCAAGAGGACAAACGATGATAGATAAAGTCGAGGACTTAATTGATCCATATTCTGGTCAATGGGATGAAAAGATCTTATGATCAACTTTATCACCTTTGGATGTACACAGAATTCTGCAAATACCACTTCGGATTGAAATGCTGGAGGACTTCGTGGCCTGGCACCACACTCGGTCTGGTATGTTTACCGTAAGATCTGCATATCATGTTGAATTTCTTCACCAATTCGGGAGCAACTGGAACCGTAGTGCGGGAGCGGGAAGCAGTCAACAATGTGAATCATGGAGGAGAGTTTGGGAGCTTAAGCTACCGGGGAAGGTGAAACATTTTGTGTGGAAGGTTATGAGGGGAGTACTTCCGTATCTAGGCACGCTAGCAGGGAGACATATCCCAACGATGCCCCAGTGCCCGTACTACAGAATTGGATATGAAGACTCGCAACATTGCTTATTTACTTGCGACCGAGCCTTGGATATATGGAAGGAACTGGGGCTGAAAGAGGAGATACGAAAATCAGTCCTCGAAGATCGGTCTGGTGCGATCACTATGGACAGCCTTATGAGACGAGATGATCTACTTGGCGAGATTCCTTTGGCAGAACTAGTGGCAGTTGCGAGCTGGTACATTTGGTGGCAAAGGCGACAGTTTATAAAAGGAGAATCCATTAgaccgctgatacgtctccaacgtatctacttttccaaacacgtttgcccttgttttggactctaacttgcatgatttgaatggaactaacccggactgacgctgctttcagcagaattgccatggtgttatttttgtgcagaaataagagttctcggaatgacctgaaacttcacggagaatatttttggaatttataaaaaaatactggtgaaagaatcaagaccagggggcccacaccctatccacgagggtgggggcgcgcctcctgcctcgtgggccccctaaggctccaccaacctcaactccaactccatatattcacattcggggagaaaaaatcagagagaaggattcatcgtgtgtTACGATACGGagcgccgccaagccctaatctctctcgggagggctgatctggagtccgttcggggctccggagaggggaatccgtcgccgtcgtcatcatcaaccatcctccatcaccaatttcatgatgctcaccgccgtgcgtgagtaatcccatcgtagcttgttggacggtgatgggttggatgagatttaccatgtaatcgagttagttttgttaggttttgatccctagtatccattatgttctaagattgatgttgctatgactttgctatgcttaatgcttgtcactagggcccgggtgccatgatttcagatctgaacctattatgttttcatgaatatatgtgagttcttgatcctatcttgcaagtcattagtcacctactatgtgttatgatccggcaaccccgaagtgacaataatcgggaccactcccggtgatgaccgtagtttgaggagttcatgtattcactaagtgttaatgctttggtctggtactctattaaaaggaggccttaatataccttagtttccaataggaccccgctgccatgggagggtaggacaaaagatgtcatgcaagttcttttccataagcacgtatgactatattcggaatacatgcctatattacattgatgaactggagctagttctgtgtcgccctatgttataactattgcatgaggaatcgcatctgacataattatccatcactgatccaatgcctacgagcttttcacatactgatctttgcttagttacttttctgttgccactgttacgattactacaaagttgctactgttacttttgccactgttaccattacttccatactactttcctactaaatactttgctgcagatattaagttatccaggtgtggttgaattgacaactcaactgctaatacttgagaatattctttggctccccttgtgtcgaatcaataaatttgggttgaatactctaccctcaaaaactgttgcgatcccctatacttgtgggttatcaagactattttctggcgccgttgccggggagcatagctctattctttgagtcacttggggtttatatctgctgatcattatgaggaacttgaaagacgaaaagaccaagatttatccctcaactacgaggtggggtaaggaactgccatctagctctacacttgattcaccttctgttttgagtaaacttgcgacacctactcctgctattaattctgatatgtcacatgttattgatgatgccacttctgctatgcatgatgcttatgatgaaactacttctatgctagataatactgtgccactaggtgaatttcttgatgaacaact
This sequence is a window from Aegilops tauschii subsp. strangulata cultivar AL8/78 chromosome 7, Aet v6.0, whole genome shotgun sequence. Protein-coding genes within it:
- the LOC141027544 gene encoding pentatricopeptide repeat-containing protein At4g15720-like → MAERDVVSWTALMSGYSGAGRPRLRLAVSLFHDMCHRGVPPNAFTFSTAVSARARLADAGLGRKVHARAEVERYASDTVVATVLIDMYGKAGNVKSARAVFDGMAALARNVVSRGSMLSVYAQNVLGCEAIQFFAEFRTESNFMAPNYFMQSSVVNACAGIGRLGVGKSARNSPLVWAWMQWLGCCGFV